In a genomic window of Chryseobacterium sp. G0162:
- a CDS encoding DUF6493 family protein — translation MKERLYEILNEEKIHEIVPFLKQLTVEEKQTLVPTIKKMDREINKIIMTKNSYHTAGSVNQHSIIDIASFVCMDQKSFGKNYWSLFRNIEQTEQILEWGCPDWFSDFINDSIDAEFTAFNYQHLLGWTEKGYIQPKPELLGHHLSNYPANLDQHPETLSTHFWYLCEYPSKSLPFQKEWFPLVQKLVTEQKIERKRFLRECLLAANRNFNKNVTGWFMDAFTALKPTEEELIGLQDELLAGLTSAQSKAVNTILIHLKKMVGSPAFKHEEFAHYLPNLLSLEVKTVVIGSLALTEKIFQHKKIDPEILGLALTSAFVSKDDGIQSKAAKIILKYIPPSKTVKESISHYSDNILTNVRSLLETYIEEKPQELEAIVSEKIYLTTEDNKVKVLESFEDLMFFLPLAIEDPYSHHCDTALSGFARFANDVNEESVKLIEPVFLKACKTIAKWEVPYLNVLLCNLIINYGLNLLEKYPVQLKNLDKIYEKTSNEETARETYSNYQKKLGPITKVGAGSPVMKAFKELAIYTYEKIKAGDSVPLLFAITHAPCWISPVTLVERLEIYQKKNIEPHHLDMQLALQRCALDNTSEALQLAEKRLEGEYKDLLLFFFGKNAEPKGKIEHPAWWMTAGITRSPETVFKEFSGFGYDTIPAEFFSGVYQWKTIDSKKNSYYPAELNIMIPKYHFEKRKDPLLLEYFIAEPRELSETIGMMWCFPNTLGNALAKVIKSCLFYSGIAEVYERSMVLNTAQALYQVKKPLDEMGYLFLGTIFLDGDKTIRGTAAEIWLEQVSHKMIDNARLGKVIGTHEKLEWAPIKRFTDLIQHQMLNVSKNHNIALEELISSILLQMDKPVTNLKKLLEVYHEVLALNQSEADKKVIEKLSDWKENSSLKKICNHLLKK, via the coding sequence ATGAAAGAAAGACTTTATGAGATCCTTAATGAGGAAAAAATACATGAGATTGTCCCCTTTTTGAAACAGCTTACTGTAGAAGAAAAGCAGACATTAGTACCTACGATAAAAAAAATGGATCGTGAGATCAATAAGATCATCATGACCAAAAATTCTTACCATACAGCAGGCTCTGTGAATCAGCATTCTATTATTGATATTGCATCATTTGTCTGTATGGATCAAAAGAGTTTTGGTAAAAATTACTGGAGTCTTTTCCGTAATATAGAACAGACAGAACAGATACTGGAATGGGGATGCCCCGACTGGTTTTCTGACTTTATCAACGATTCTATTGATGCGGAGTTTACTGCTTTTAATTATCAGCATCTTTTAGGATGGACAGAAAAGGGCTATATTCAGCCAAAACCGGAATTACTGGGACATCATCTGAGCAATTATCCTGCTAACCTTGACCAGCACCCTGAAACACTCAGTACCCATTTTTGGTACTTGTGCGAATATCCATCCAAATCATTACCCTTCCAGAAAGAATGGTTTCCATTAGTACAAAAGCTTGTCACAGAGCAAAAAATTGAAAGAAAAAGATTTTTAAGAGAATGCCTTCTGGCTGCCAACAGAAATTTTAATAAGAATGTGACAGGATGGTTTATGGATGCTTTTACTGCTTTAAAACCTACAGAAGAGGAGTTAATAGGACTTCAGGATGAATTATTGGCCGGGTTAACATCTGCACAGTCAAAAGCAGTAAATACCATTCTTATCCATTTGAAGAAAATGGTAGGAAGTCCCGCCTTTAAACATGAAGAATTTGCCCATTACCTTCCTAATCTGCTGAGCTTAGAAGTTAAAACAGTCGTGATCGGCAGTCTTGCTTTAACAGAAAAAATCTTTCAACATAAGAAAATTGATCCGGAAATATTAGGACTAGCTCTAACCTCTGCATTTGTAAGCAAAGATGATGGAATACAGTCAAAAGCAGCCAAAATTATCCTGAAATACATTCCGCCATCCAAAACGGTAAAGGAATCTATTTCCCATTATTCAGACAATATACTGACAAATGTACGTTCTCTTTTAGAAACTTATATAGAAGAGAAACCACAGGAATTGGAAGCTATCGTTTCGGAAAAAATATACCTCACTACCGAAGATAATAAAGTTAAAGTACTTGAAAGCTTTGAAGATTTGATGTTCTTTCTGCCTTTGGCTATAGAAGATCCATACAGTCATCACTGTGATACTGCTTTGTCCGGATTTGCCCGTTTTGCCAATGATGTAAATGAAGAATCTGTGAAACTGATAGAGCCGGTATTCCTGAAAGCCTGTAAAACCATTGCAAAATGGGAAGTTCCATATCTGAATGTCCTGTTGTGTAATCTCATTATTAATTATGGATTGAATTTATTGGAAAAGTATCCGGTACAGCTTAAAAATCTGGACAAGATATATGAAAAGACCAGTAATGAGGAAACTGCAAGGGAAACCTATTCAAACTATCAAAAAAAATTAGGTCCCATAACGAAAGTGGGAGCAGGAAGCCCTGTGATGAAAGCTTTTAAAGAGCTTGCAATATATACTTATGAAAAAATAAAAGCAGGAGATAGTGTTCCTTTACTTTTTGCTATTACTCATGCTCCTTGCTGGATTTCTCCCGTCACTTTAGTAGAAAGACTGGAAATATATCAGAAGAAAAATATTGAGCCCCATCACCTTGATATGCAGCTGGCTTTACAGAGATGCGCTCTGGATAACACATCGGAAGCATTACAATTGGCTGAAAAAAGACTAGAAGGTGAGTACAAAGATTTATTACTTTTCTTCTTTGGTAAAAATGCTGAGCCCAAAGGAAAAATTGAACATCCTGCATGGTGGATGACTGCAGGAATTACGCGCTCTCCGGAAACTGTTTTCAAAGAATTCAGTGGTTTTGGGTATGATACGATTCCAGCGGAATTCTTTTCAGGAGTTTATCAATGGAAAACTATTGACAGTAAGAAGAATTCATACTATCCGGCTGAGCTGAATATTATGATTCCAAAATATCATTTTGAAAAAAGAAAAGATCCGCTGCTCCTGGAATATTTTATTGCTGAACCAAGAGAACTTTCAGAAACCATCGGTATGATGTGGTGCTTTCCGAATACCTTGGGAAATGCTTTGGCAAAAGTGATTAAAAGCTGTCTTTTCTATTCCGGTATTGCTGAAGTTTATGAAAGAAGCATGGTTTTGAATACAGCACAGGCCCTTTACCAGGTTAAAAAACCTTTGGATGAAATGGGCTATCTGTTTTTGGGAACTATTTTCCTGGATGGGGATAAAACGATCCGTGGAACGGCTGCTGAAATCTGGCTGGAACAGGTTTCTCATAAGATGATAGATAATGCCCGATTAGGAAAAGTAATCGGTACCCATGAAAAACTGGAGTGGGCTCCTATAAAGAGATTTACAGATCTTATCCAACATCAGATGCTGAATGTGAGTAAAAATCATAATATTGCACTGGAAGAATTAATTTCCAGCATCCTGCTTCAGATGGATAAACCTGTTACCAATCTGAAGAAATTGTTGGAGGTGTATCATGAAGTATTGGCTTTAAACCAGTCGGAAGCCGATAAAAAAGTAATTGAAAAACTTAGCGACTGGAAAGAAAACTCGAGCCTGAAGAAAATCTGCAATCATCTTCTAAAAAAATAA
- a CDS encoding DUF6493 family protein has product MLIDQEFKAIYLNYKIKEIIPFLKKLTPKDKKEVAAILKKHINKEWGHNTISVLAALACCKTKEEYEKMRPGFYSIPVELVDELFETYIPDWIGESHLFLDGFDYLKILEWKRKGYLTLQDEIWASLLSSSSRTEEILFTDPVTLDSHIWLLFEYECSITSVYRDRSWKDVFKILVQEKKIDRFRVLRASLSAINFNFSKEHNAWFLELFAYLEPTHKETLELQGELYMIFHSTQHSLFPGVLKIINPVIAEKDFKTEDFLQATASLMTLPTKNIVNALLQALEKIAKENNKYHEAVGLFLIPVFLNKDKALQTKGAKIIVKYGDPKSEKIRRELAFYTGSLLSDAQTLLQKFLVENKVIEIKEEQNYEAASWHVSQPIPPIGSIDDFIFLASQIFNNNETYHIDLFLDALIRFNGDFEEEHFNQLEPAFNAAFKRKDTIGFQHLLATFLINYGLLKQKNKSKILSDANLGFPTFENWNEKRTPFIFKAYHQLLLGIFEFLKEHKQLPLLSVPELTPCWITLNTLVDKLKIYQQQGEKPIAFDLEIALLRVEKQNLKKGEQYAKEQLNEEYFDLLKPIFEKNYFSERYKKEFLDGSFDWKLGYKKIYKWNTTEEVPESLIAIDNNKELPENASFLDYLFNSYHTIYQDDLIRTLYTVPYFSGSLAARKYNGDLSCSTYQYDIKGNIEFLDSWMKLNLPFQSVHYLILSAGLFHKDKTFSGIAFEVLINRAVSEDFNMLELGIVIGKKINFEWAPVKRFTDGLSGFINLSTSHNQAFEKLLISILSAVEKPVFNLKKLLELYYELLNQNRTKVDEKVAEVLKEWENENNLKKIIHQIKTHERKTL; this is encoded by the coding sequence ATGCTTATTGATCAGGAGTTTAAGGCGATATATTTGAACTATAAAATCAAGGAAATCATTCCTTTTCTAAAGAAGCTTACACCCAAAGATAAAAAAGAAGTTGCTGCCATTTTAAAGAAGCACATCAATAAAGAATGGGGGCATAATACAATATCTGTGTTGGCTGCTTTGGCATGCTGTAAAACGAAGGAGGAATATGAAAAGATGAGACCAGGTTTTTATTCCATTCCGGTAGAGTTGGTTGATGAACTTTTTGAAACCTATATTCCTGATTGGATTGGAGAAAGTCATTTATTTCTTGATGGATTCGATTATCTGAAAATATTGGAATGGAAGCGTAAAGGCTACCTTACCCTTCAGGATGAAATTTGGGCGTCATTGCTTTCCTCATCATCCAGAACAGAAGAAATATTGTTTACAGATCCGGTAACACTGGACTCCCATATCTGGCTTTTGTTTGAATATGAATGCAGTATTACCTCGGTTTATCGTGACAGAAGTTGGAAAGATGTATTTAAAATCCTTGTTCAGGAAAAGAAAATAGACCGCTTCAGAGTACTTAGAGCAAGCCTTTCTGCTATCAATTTCAATTTTTCAAAAGAACATAATGCTTGGTTCCTAGAGCTTTTTGCGTATCTGGAACCTACTCACAAAGAAACTCTGGAATTACAGGGCGAGCTGTATATGATCTTTCATTCCACACAACATTCGCTGTTTCCGGGAGTTTTAAAAATTATCAATCCCGTAATTGCAGAAAAAGATTTTAAAACAGAAGATTTTTTACAGGCTACAGCATCTTTAATGACGCTTCCAACCAAGAATATTGTCAATGCACTGCTTCAGGCTCTGGAAAAAATAGCGAAAGAGAATAATAAATACCATGAAGCAGTAGGTCTGTTTCTCATACCTGTTTTTCTGAATAAAGACAAAGCACTTCAAACCAAAGGAGCAAAGATCATTGTTAAGTATGGAGATCCGAAATCAGAAAAGATAAGAAGAGAACTGGCATTTTATACTGGATCTCTTCTTTCTGATGCTCAAACTTTACTGCAGAAATTTCTTGTAGAAAATAAAGTCATTGAAATTAAAGAAGAACAAAATTATGAAGCGGCTTCATGGCATGTATCACAGCCTATTCCTCCTATAGGGTCCATAGACGATTTTATTTTTCTGGCTTCTCAGATTTTCAATAATAATGAAACGTATCACATTGATCTGTTTTTGGATGCATTGATAAGATTCAATGGTGATTTTGAGGAAGAGCATTTTAACCAGCTTGAGCCTGCCTTTAATGCTGCCTTCAAAAGGAAAGATACGATAGGGTTTCAACATCTGCTGGCTACCTTTCTTATTAATTACGGCCTGCTGAAGCAAAAAAATAAATCAAAAATATTATCAGATGCTAATTTAGGATTTCCAACATTCGAAAACTGGAACGAAAAAAGAACACCTTTTATTTTTAAAGCCTATCATCAGCTTTTGTTAGGAATTTTTGAGTTTTTAAAAGAACATAAACAACTTCCATTACTTTCAGTTCCTGAGCTTACGCCTTGCTGGATTACTCTTAATACCCTTGTGGATAAATTAAAAATCTATCAGCAGCAAGGTGAAAAACCTATTGCTTTTGATCTGGAAATTGCCCTGCTCAGAGTAGAAAAGCAGAATCTGAAAAAAGGAGAACAGTACGCCAAAGAACAGCTTAATGAAGAATATTTTGATCTTCTTAAGCCGATTTTTGAGAAAAACTATTTTTCAGAACGTTATAAAAAAGAATTTCTTGATGGAAGTTTCGACTGGAAACTTGGATACAAAAAAATATATAAATGGAATACTACCGAAGAAGTTCCAGAGTCATTAATCGCTATTGATAATAACAAGGAATTGCCGGAAAATGCTTCATTCCTGGATTATCTTTTCAATTCTTATCATACGATCTACCAGGATGATCTGATTCGAACTTTATATACTGTACCTTATTTTTCAGGGTCTTTAGCTGCAAGAAAATATAATGGCGATTTATCCTGTTCTACTTATCAGTACGATATAAAAGGGAATATAGAATTTTTGGATTCGTGGATGAAACTGAATCTTCCTTTTCAGTCTGTGCATTATTTAATCCTGTCTGCAGGGTTATTTCATAAAGATAAAACATTCTCTGGTATAGCTTTTGAAGTGCTTATTAATAGGGCTGTTTCAGAAGATTTTAATATGCTGGAGCTGGGAATTGTAATCGGTAAAAAGATCAATTTTGAATGGGCTCCCGTAAAAAGATTTACAGATGGATTATCCGGATTTATTAATCTGAGTACCAGTCATAACCAAGCCTTTGAAAAACTGCTGATATCCATTCTTTCAGCAGTTGAAAAACCGGTTTTTAATCTTAAAAAGCTGTTAGAGCTTTATTATGAATTACTGAATCAAAACAGAACCAAGGTAGACGAAAAAGTTGCTGAAGTTCTTAAAGAATGGGAAAACGAGAATAACCTGAAAAAAATTATACATCAAATTAAAACACATGAAAGAAAGACTTTATGA
- a CDS encoding MarR family winged helix-turn-helix transcriptional regulator → MNLNKVQSIIARKFDSLSAHGLGFNDFVILYILSQSSESKMRRIDLAEKIGVTASGITRLLNPLEKVGLVTRETNERDARVSYVVISPNGKKIFEEAKITAEHASNDILPSKKNKSLQTASGLLSELGGDIK, encoded by the coding sequence ATGAACCTCAATAAAGTTCAATCAATTATTGCCAGAAAGTTTGATTCTCTGAGCGCTCATGGATTGGGATTCAATGATTTTGTAATTCTTTATATCCTCAGTCAATCATCTGAAAGTAAAATGCGCAGGATTGATCTGGCTGAAAAAATAGGAGTTACAGCTTCCGGTATCACTCGTTTACTGAATCCTCTGGAAAAAGTAGGACTGGTAACCAGGGAAACAAATGAAAGAGATGCCAGAGTAAGCTATGTTGTGATTAGCCCTAATGGTAAAAAGATATTTGAAGAAGCTAAAATAACTGCAGAACATGCTTCAAACGATATTCTTCCTTCAAAAAAGAATAAGTCTTTACAAACCGCTTCCGGGCTTTTATCTGAATTAGGTGGAGATATTAAATAA
- a CDS encoding GIY-YIG nuclease family protein, whose translation MKNAIKQLLREKAKNHVTTMGVLSVKNNMTGKQYLKGTLNLEALVNKMKFVLKSGLFANTQLQKDWNEYGSDNFSFEFIVTIPYQENKYINYRQEILKAEQTALSEINGEIYTS comes from the coding sequence ATGAAAAATGCTATAAAACAACTGCTTCGCGAAAAAGCCAAAAACCATGTCACAACAATGGGTGTACTTTCCGTAAAAAATAATATGACCGGAAAGCAATACCTCAAGGGAACTCTAAATCTCGAAGCGTTGGTGAATAAAATGAAGTTTGTATTAAAAAGCGGATTATTCGCTAATACTCAGCTCCAAAAGGATTGGAATGAATATGGAAGTGACAATTTCAGTTTTGAATTTATTGTCACTATCCCCTATCAGGAAAATAAATATATCAATTATCGTCAGGAAATCTTAAAGGCTGAGCAAACTGCCCTGTCAGAAATTAATGGCGAAATTTATACATCATGA
- a CDS encoding alpha/beta fold hydrolase: protein MNHRIKINGVDICYEILGAEHQQTIVLISGLGSQMIRWDDSFCQLLVKQSFRVIRLDNRDSGMSIFPTEKELNFNGNHQEFFSTIKAENIPYSLMDMAKDVTGLLDYLQIDKAHFTGRSMGGIITQLLGSYFPERVLSLTILMSTSLNPALPPSDPEVMAMMMKPSPDPASNKEDYIEEKLLFAKRISGNLYEWDESLEVKMIEEELNRSKTKYGIIRQLLAMATYEYDREVLKKIEAPTLVIHGTQDLIFHSDCGKDIADSIPNAKLMLIEGMGHSVPKELYQLICNQITTLISKISA from the coding sequence ATGAATCATCGTATCAAAATAAACGGCGTTGATATATGCTATGAAATTTTAGGAGCAGAGCATCAACAGACTATTGTACTGATTTCAGGATTAGGAAGTCAGATGATTCGCTGGGACGACTCTTTTTGCCAATTATTAGTAAAACAAAGCTTCCGAGTCATTCGATTGGACAACAGAGATTCCGGGATGTCAATTTTTCCAACTGAAAAGGAGCTAAATTTTAACGGAAATCATCAGGAATTTTTTTCTACTATCAAAGCGGAAAATATCCCTTATTCTTTGATGGATATGGCAAAAGATGTGACGGGGTTACTGGATTATTTACAAATTGATAAGGCTCATTTTACCGGAAGATCCATGGGAGGAATTATTACACAATTATTAGGTTCTTACTTTCCTGAAAGAGTTTTATCATTAACTATTCTCATGTCAACATCTCTAAATCCCGCATTACCTCCTTCTGATCCGGAAGTGATGGCTATGATGATGAAACCTTCTCCCGATCCAGCCTCGAATAAAGAGGATTATATTGAGGAAAAATTACTTTTTGCTAAGAGAATTTCAGGAAATTTATATGAATGGGATGAGAGCTTAGAAGTCAAAATGATTGAGGAAGAGCTCAACCGTTCAAAAACAAAATATGGAATTATAAGGCAACTGCTGGCTATGGCTACCTATGAATATGACCGGGAAGTTCTGAAGAAAATTGAAGCCCCAACTTTGGTTATCCATGGAACTCAGGATCTTATTTTCCACTCTGATTGTGGAAAAGATATTGCAGATTCTATTCCCAATGCAAAATTGATGTTAATTGAAGGGATGGGACACTCTGTTCCAAAAGAATTGTATCAACTTATCTGTAACCAAATTACTACATTGATCTCAAAAATAAGTGCCTAG
- a CDS encoding AAA family ATPase encodes MEELVKLLEHTNRSVFLTGKAGTGKTTFLNNFVKITRKKHIIVAPTGIAAINAGGVTIHSLFAIPSRTFVPTTEPVDPNLAMNINELFPHFKYRKEKLDLFREIELIIIDEVSMLRADLLDMMDHSLRRVRRNQLPFGGVQLLLVGDLYQLPPVVRDDSERILSKFYETPFFFSAKALQDVRLITVELTTVYRQQDEEFLEILDAVRHADFHELDFEKLNSRYNPNFEPENETYIHLCSHNRIADHINQKKLAELEEESLFYKASVIGEFKETQYPMDETLELKVGTQIMFIRNDSSPEKNFYNGKLAEISYLDGDTIKVVLDESKKEIMVTTEVWEHKRYTLDADKNIKTEVLGSFEQYPIRLAWAVTIHKSQGLTFDRVIIDAGRSFASGQVYVALSRCRTLSGIVLKSEISQNAIFKDQRIEDFQNITNANDYLPQIIEHEKYDYTLYKVQMTVDAGWLKEAVMSWKEITFTAGVPDSEKVNTLSDEFERESEHLFKVAEKFKKVIRLKLVDFIGGEIQWSEVEEKCQGAVNFFYKNVAEKFLLPLKNLYSDTIGIKGLKNFNEETKTFLHDLEEYLEKLKSCYLLDHPLFDQEIEIDTSVKVVKRPTHMITFELFDEGIPPFEIAEKRNLTLATVYRHLAKMGLTEVERTFKQ; translated from the coding sequence TTGGAGGAACTCGTCAAATTACTGGAACATACCAACAGAAGCGTATTCTTGACAGGAAAAGCAGGAACAGGAAAAACAACCTTCCTGAATAATTTTGTAAAGATAACCCGTAAAAAACATATTATTGTTGCTCCTACAGGAATTGCAGCAATCAATGCCGGCGGGGTAACCATACATTCGCTGTTTGCTATTCCGTCTCGAACATTTGTTCCTACTACTGAGCCTGTTGATCCTAATCTTGCGATGAATATTAATGAGTTGTTTCCTCACTTTAAGTATAGAAAAGAAAAGCTGGATCTTTTTCGGGAAATTGAACTGATTATCATTGATGAAGTATCTATGCTGAGAGCAGATTTATTAGATATGATGGATCATTCGTTAAGGCGGGTAAGGAGGAATCAATTGCCATTTGGAGGAGTCCAGTTATTGTTAGTTGGGGACCTGTATCAATTACCACCTGTGGTAAGAGATGATTCTGAACGGATTTTATCAAAATTCTATGAAACTCCATTTTTCTTTTCAGCCAAAGCGTTGCAGGATGTACGGTTAATCACAGTAGAACTCACCACAGTTTATCGCCAGCAGGATGAAGAATTTCTGGAAATATTGGATGCTGTCCGGCATGCAGACTTCCACGAATTAGATTTTGAAAAACTGAATTCCAGATACAATCCCAACTTTGAGCCTGAAAATGAAACCTATATTCATTTATGCTCTCATAATCGGATTGCAGATCATATTAATCAGAAAAAACTTGCAGAATTAGAAGAAGAATCACTGTTTTATAAGGCCTCAGTGATTGGTGAATTTAAAGAAACCCAATATCCGATGGATGAAACACTGGAGCTGAAAGTAGGAACTCAGATTATGTTTATCAGGAATGATTCATCACCCGAAAAAAACTTTTACAACGGTAAGTTGGCAGAAATTTCTTATCTCGATGGAGATACCATAAAAGTCGTATTGGATGAAAGTAAGAAAGAGATCATGGTAACCACTGAAGTATGGGAACACAAGCGTTATACTCTGGATGCAGATAAGAACATTAAAACAGAAGTACTGGGAAGTTTTGAACAATATCCCATACGTCTCGCATGGGCAGTTACCATTCATAAAAGTCAGGGTTTGACATTTGATCGTGTCATTATTGATGCCGGAAGATCCTTTGCCAGCGGACAGGTATATGTGGCATTAAGCCGTTGCCGCACTTTAAGCGGAATCGTTCTGAAATCTGAAATTTCTCAGAATGCCATATTCAAAGACCAAAGGATTGAAGACTTTCAAAACATAACCAATGCAAATGATTATTTACCTCAAATCATTGAGCATGAAAAATATGATTACACATTATATAAAGTTCAGATGACGGTAGACGCAGGTTGGTTAAAAGAAGCGGTCATGAGCTGGAAAGAGATAACCTTTACTGCAGGAGTTCCGGATTCAGAAAAGGTCAATACCCTGTCTGATGAGTTTGAAAGAGAAAGTGAGCATCTTTTTAAAGTAGCTGAAAAATTTAAAAAAGTGATCCGTTTGAAATTAGTTGATTTTATAGGAGGAGAAATTCAGTGGAGTGAAGTTGAAGAAAAATGTCAGGGTGCTGTCAACTTTTTCTATAAAAATGTCGCTGAGAAGTTCTTATTGCCTCTGAAAAACCTTTATTCAGATACCATAGGCATCAAAGGCTTAAAAAACTTCAACGAAGAAACGAAAACATTTCTACACGATCTCGAAGAATACCTCGAAAAGCTTAAGTCCTGTTATTTGTTGGATCATCCTTTATTCGATCAGGAAATTGAAATAGATACTTCCGTAAAAGTTGTTAAAAGACCGACTCACATGATTACCTTTGAGCTATTTGATGAAGGAATACCTCCCTTTGAAATCGCAGAAAAGAGAAATCTTACCCTTGCAACAGTATATAGACACCTTGCCAAAATGGGATTAACAGAAGTAGAGCGGACTTTTAAACAGTAA
- a CDS encoding 3'-5' exonuclease encodes MKTTENILIIDLEATCWDNRPPRGQESEIIEIGVCIMNAKTGKVSQNEGILIKPQYSKVSPFCTELTTLTQNMLDNEGIMLDDAFDILRAEYDSEELTWASYGNYDLNMLQDQARRFYVDYPLSDDHINVKTLFGEIHPTVRKSVGMQRALNELGFKLDGTHHRGVDDARNIAKILHWCLQNN; translated from the coding sequence ATGAAAACAACAGAAAATATACTTATTATAGACCTTGAGGCCACGTGTTGGGATAACCGTCCGCCAAGAGGTCAGGAAAGTGAGATCATCGAAATCGGCGTTTGTATTATGAATGCAAAAACCGGAAAGGTCTCCCAGAATGAAGGGATTTTAATAAAACCTCAATATTCAAAAGTGAGCCCGTTCTGTACGGAACTTACCACTCTTACCCAAAATATGCTGGATAATGAGGGAATTATGCTGGATGATGCATTTGACATTTTGAGAGCAGAATACGATTCAGAAGAATTAACCTGGGCAAGCTATGGAAACTATGATCTGAATATGCTTCAGGATCAGGCCAGAAGATTTTATGTGGATTATCCGTTAAGTGATGACCATATCAATGTCAAAACATTATTTGGAGAAATTCATCCTACGGTAAGAAAAAGCGTAGGAATGCAAAGAGCATTGAATGAACTTGGATTTAAATTAGATGGCACCCACCACAGAGGAGTGGATGATGCCAGAAATATCGCCAAGATCTTGCATTGGTGTTTGCAGAATAATTAA
- a CDS encoding 3'-5' exonuclease, whose amino-acid sequence MKTTNEIIIVDLEATCWENDRIPIGQKVDIIEMGICKLDLISNTISQKQSIYIIPERSEINRFCSKLTGITPQLIEEKGIYFEEACAKIRDEYDTESLTWAGYGNFDREQIIEQSDWLGIENPFSGQYLNVMYEFKRHFRLHKSLGLKRALDYLNMDFDGNHHSGADDAYNTAKILNKILE is encoded by the coding sequence ATGAAAACAACGAATGAAATAATAATTGTCGATTTGGAAGCAACCTGTTGGGAAAACGACAGGATTCCAATCGGACAGAAAGTAGATATTATCGAAATGGGAATTTGTAAGTTGGATCTGATATCCAATACTATTTCTCAAAAACAAAGCATTTATATCATTCCCGAAAGATCAGAAATCAATAGATTTTGTTCAAAACTAACGGGGATTACACCACAACTGATAGAAGAAAAAGGAATCTATTTCGAAGAAGCCTGTGCGAAGATCAGAGATGAATATGATACTGAATCGCTCACCTGGGCCGGATATGGAAACTTCGATAGGGAACAGATCATCGAACAGAGTGACTGGCTTGGAATAGAAAATCCTTTTTCAGGGCAATACCTGAATGTAATGTACGAATTCAAAAGACATTTCAGACTGCATAAATCTCTAGGACTGAAAAGAGCCCTGGATTACCTAAACATGGATTTCGATGGCAATCATCATAGTGGCGCAGACGATGCTTACAATACAGCCAAAATACTGAATAAGATTTTGGAATAA
- a CDS encoding metallophosphoesterase, producing MKPNIFFTADHHFGHENIIRFSERPFESLDQMNEELIKRWNERVNPGDTVYHLGDLSLGKPDFTKEILDQLNGNIHLIKGNHEGAALTYPKRFSSIRDYHELRIDEPDNQNGKQKIILFHYAMRTWNGSHRGVWQLYGHSHGTLPDDEMALSFDVGVDCHDFYPISYEEVKEIMKNKKWTPPFGPRE from the coding sequence ATGAAACCCAATATATTTTTTACAGCAGACCATCACTTTGGTCACGAGAATATTATACGATTCTCAGAAAGACCATTTGAGTCTCTGGACCAGATGAATGAAGAATTAATTAAAAGATGGAATGAGAGAGTCAATCCTGGAGATACAGTGTATCATTTAGGAGATCTCAGTCTTGGAAAACCGGATTTTACAAAGGAAATCTTAGATCAACTGAACGGAAACATCCATTTAATCAAAGGTAATCATGAAGGCGCAGCTTTAACGTATCCTAAAAGATTTTCCTCCATCAGGGATTATCACGAACTGAGAATTGATGAACCGGATAATCAAAACGGGAAACAGAAAATTATTCTCTTCCATTATGCCATGCGTACCTGGAATGGATCACACCGTGGAGTCTGGCAATTATACGGGCACTCACACGGAACATTGCCGGATGATGAGATGGCGTTGAGTTTCGATGTAGGTGTAGATTGCCACGATTTTTACCCGATTTCCTACGAAGAAGTTAAGGAAATCATGAAAAATAAAAAATGGACACCACCGTTTGGGCCTCGAGAGTAG